The following proteins are encoded in a genomic region of Arachis stenosperma cultivar V10309 chromosome 4, arast.V10309.gnm1.PFL2, whole genome shotgun sequence:
- the LOC130974307 gene encoding uncharacterized protein LOC130974307 — translation MPPPPPAPDLPGFYYDPEKNRYFPIKGPIPGSSRSSFSSSKHATHKASQTSSTQEKSRSCCRKLRSRTSKLIQAREIDGHRVIASHNYQCNFTEEFRKIQASQPSVWKYKGTDKIGISALKQVHVRVQTFEGECDSDVILTGSTNGSFSLCEVGRDGGYFDGEVKWTPDCVKNYAKGKTDENNVVPGPVSRPTGGSVVMSSGISCIRSGPECSSHAANGGPIVGHALFTTLGSETSGGSIYSLGLVESLDLGSGILNTWSRLDEVASFKCTIWTAEYDYSRHRAIIGTNMGAALVDLATGRRSWFLRCKSDIFAQQIVNSGNLVLCGLRNGAIVGVDFREKRERVSRTLIEHRIPYASPNKKVRNSSKEWFKLSGDIDPSLTIRMPSSISSLVSLQYDDQYFLASSMDGTMRLYDLRLLQRGSVQSYEGHVNSHSRIQLGVDPDERFVMSGGEDRNLRSWSIKTGKLLFEEKFCDSVLSSVCYQSCKGFKDEDEKNQHKHESCMSAWLGSHDEGLFYMRWLCV, via the exons ATGCCACCGCCGCCACCAGCACCAG ATCTTCCTGGGTTTTACTATGACCCTGAGAAGAATAGGTATTTCCCCATCAAAGGTCCCATACCAGGCTCTTCTCGTTCTTCATTTTCATCTTCAAAGCATGCTACTCACAAAGCATCCCAAACATCTTCAACTCAG GAAAAGAGTAGGAGTTGTTGCAGGAAGCTTAGAAGCAGAACCTCCAAGTTGATTCAGGCTAGGGAGATAGATGGTCATCGTGTCATTGCTTCCCACAATTACCAGTGTAACTTCACTGAGGAGTTTAGGAAAATACAAGCATCACAGCCTTCG GTATGGAAGTATAAGGGAACAGATAAGATTGGTATTAGTGCTTTGAAACAGGTGCATGTCCGTGTGCAGACATTTGAGGGTGAATGTGATAGTGATGTTATATTGACAGGCAGCACCAATGGCTCATTCAG TCTTTGTGAAGTTGGAAGGGATGGGGGATATTTTGATGGTGAGGTTAAGTGGACGCCCGATTGTGTGAAGAATTATGCTAAAGGGAAAACTGATGAGAATAATGTGGTGCCTGGTCCAGTTTCAAGACCTACTGGAGGGTCCGTGGTTATGTCATCTGGTATATCTTGCATAAGATCAGGCCCGGAGTGTTCTTCTCATGCTGCAAATGGCGGTCCTATTGTTGGACATGCATT GTTTACAACTTTGGGTTCAGAGACATCCGGTGGGTCAATTTATTCTCTTGGCCTTGTGGAATCATTAGATCTTGGGTCAGGTATACTGAACACATGGAGCAGACTGGATGAAGTTGCTTCTTTCAAGTGTACCATTTGGACAGCAGAATATGATTATAGTAGACATCGGGCTATAATTG GTACCAACATGGGAGCTGCATTGGTGGATTTGGCAACTGGGAGGAGATCATGGTTTTTACGATGTAAAAGTGATATCTTTGCACAGCAGATTGTGAATTCA GGAAATCTGGTTTTATGTGGACTCAGAAATGGAGCAATTGTCGGTGTAGATTTCCgtgagaaaagagaaagagtcTCGCGAACACTTATTGAACATAGGATACCTTATGCATCACCAAATAAGAAAGTTCGAAATTCTAGTAAAGAATGGTTCAAG CTCAGTGGAGATATAGACCCTTCTCTTACCATTAGAATGCCTTCATCTATATCCAG TTTGGTATCACTTCAGTATGATGATCAGTACTTCTTGGCAAGCTCCATGGACGGAACG ATGAGGCTCTATGATCTTCGCCTGCTTCAGAGAGGTTCTGTTCAATCTTATGAAGGGCATGTGAATTCCCATTCGCGTATACAACTCGGTGTTGACCCAGATGAGAGATTTGTTATGTCAG GTGGAGAGGATCGCAACCTACGGTCGTGGAGTATCAAAACTGGCAAACTTCTTTTTGAGGAAAAATTCTGTGATTCAGTTCTCTCCAGTGTTTGCTATCAATCATGTAAAG GGTTTAAAGATGAGGATGAAAAGAACCAACACAAGCATGAATCTTGTATGAGTGCATGGCTTGGATCACATGATGAAGGACTATTTTATATGCGCTGGTTATGTGTGTGA
- the LOC130974774 gene encoding uncharacterized protein LOC130974774: protein MSDRVLLKVYYFGQILLQTSEGVTFVCENPLDLVIPFTISFEELKGVICEKIDSERARRISCILYRNPIQVFGGFVQFQTKYVTDEVSMQDMFSMYIENRRQLSFIELYVEFEQCEADCNILREDYNSDSEEEFESNYEAVGPDGDEVPGDGAMAPDVSDVATALANDVPFEEPSFMRVLDLEAMHVPEFPDYMNTEISVVADGEFAVGMEFSSRDAVIKTIKEYTIRRSVDYRVCESEPLTFYAKCVQYGSGCDWLIRVSMISRKYCWVVRRYNGSHTCTRATISQDHSKLDSITIAEAIKPLVEADPALKVKSVIAEVQSKFNYTVSYRKAWLAKQKAVEKIFGGWEASYEALSIWFEAMCQNEPSAVVHFETMPVYQGDDLVTDIRVLHRVFWSYYPCIRAFRHCKPVVQVDGTHLYGKYKGCLLVAVSQDGNNNIVPIAFAIVEGETSDAWHFFLSNLRQHVVTRDGVGLISDRHESINAAVERSNGAWSPPRAFHMFCIRHIESNFLRKFKAPYLQKLVVNIGYSRTVREYEVRYQRLRERGEAYTDWLNRIPREQYALAFDGGYRWGHMTTNLVECINSILKGARNLPVTALVKATFYRLNELFTRKRAEAEARINAGHVFSDVVTSKLHANQLASGNIQVSCFDRQNEVFEVREMPSGMEFAVDLRGLRCDCGEFQVDRIPCRHVFACCANQRLDWQVYVHDVYKMDQVRRVYRARFRPLGNPTTWPAYNGPRFIPNPFLRHLGKGRPKMTRFLNEMDTRMLRRPRRCTLCGAEGHSRGRCRQQGGANANREH from the exons ATGAGTGACAGAGTGTTATTGAAGGTGTATTATTTTGGTCAGATTTTGTTACAAACATCTGAAGGAGTAACATTTGTTTGTGAGAATCCGTTAGATCTGGTGATTCCTTTTACAATCTCATTTGAAGAGCTAAAGGGTGTGATATGTGAAAAGATTGATTCCGAGAGAGCAAGAAGGATATCATGTATTCTATACAGAAATCCTATACAAGTGTTTGGTGGATTCGTCCAGTTTCAAACGAAATATGTAACGGACGAAGTGAGCATGCAAGATATGTTTTCCATGTATATTGAAAATCGGAGACAACTATCGTTCATCGAGTTGTATGTGGAGTTTGAGCAATGTGAGGCCGACTGTAATATTCTACGGGAGGATTACAATAGTGACAGTGAGGAAGAGTTCGAAAGCAACTACGAAGCTGTTGGTCCAGATGGAGATGAGGTTCCAGGTGATGGAGCTATGGCTCCGGATGTGTCTGATGTCGCAACTGCTCTGGCAAACGATGTGCCGTTTGAGGAGCCATCATTCATGCGAGTTTTGGATTTGGAAGCCATGCATGTTCCGGAGTTTCCGGATTATATGAATACTG AAATTTCTGTTGTCGCAGATGGTGAATTTGCCGTTGGGATGGAATTCAGTTCGAGGGACGCTGTTATTAAGACGATAAAAGAGTATACTATACGAAGAAGCGTAGATTATCGGGTGTGTGAGTCTGAGCCATTGACATTTTATGCGAAGTGTGTTCAGTATGGGTCAGGATGTGATTGGCTTATCCGGGTTAGCATGATCAGCCGGAAGTACTGTTGGGTTGTAAGGAGGTATAATGGCAGTCACACATGTACCAGAGCAACAATTTCTCAGGATCATTCTAAGCTGGACTCAATTACGATTGCAGAAGCAATTAAGCCGTTGGTTGAGGCTGACCCCGCCTTAAAGGTAAAATCGGTTATAGCAGAGGTGCAATCGAAGTTCAACTACACTGTTAGCTATCGGAAAGCGTGGTTGGCTAAGCAAAAAGCAGTGGAAAAAATATTTGGTGGCTGGGAGGCATCGTACGAAGCGTTGTCTATATGGTTTGAGGCCATGTGTCAGAATGAGCCGTCAGCTGTGGTTCATTTTGAGACTATGCCTGTATATCAAGGTGATGACCTGGTGACTGATATTCGGGTATTGCATCGTGTCTTTTGGAGTTATTACCCTTGCAttagagctttcagacattgtaAGCCAGTTGTCCAGGTCGATGGGACTCACTTGTACGGAAAGTACAAGGGTTGTCTACTAGTGGCAGTGTCACAGGATGGCAACAACAATATCGTCCCAATTGCGTTTGCAATTGTGGAGGGAGAGACTTCAGATGCGTGGCACTTTTTTTTGAGTAACCTTCGTCAGCACGTTGTCACCCGGGATGGTGTGGGGCTCATATCCGACCGTCACGAATCCATAAATGCAGCTGTGGAAAGGAGTAACGGGGCTTGGTCACCTCCGAGAGCCTTTCATATGTTTTGCATCAGGCATATAGAGTCGAATTTTTTGAGGAAATTCAAGGCGCCGTACTTGCAGAAACTGGTCGTCAACATAG GATATTCGAGGACGGTGCGTGAGTACGAGGTGCGTTACCAACGTTTACGAGAACGGGGCGAGGCATACACTGACTGGTTAAACCGAATCCCCCGGGAACAGTACGCGTTGGCTTTTGATGGTGGATATAGATGGGGTCATATGACGACAAATCTAGTGGAATGCATCAACTCAATATTGAAGGGTGCACGCAATCTCCCCGTGACTGCCCTTGTGAAGGCAACATTCTACAGACTGAACGAGTTGTTTACCCGAAAAAGAGCGGAAGCGGAAGCCCGGATTAATGCTGGCCATGTGTTTTCCGATGTCGTTACCTCCAAGTTGCATGCAAACCAGCTTGCGTCAGGAAATATTCAGGTTAGTTGCTTTGACCGGCAGAATGAGGTCTTTGAGGTGCGTGAGATGCCAAGTGGCATGGAGTTTGCAGTTGACCTACGTGGGCTTCGATGTGACTGTGGTGAGTTCCAGGTGGACCGGATCCCCTGTCGACATGTGTTTGCATGTTGTGCCAACCAGCGACTGGATTGGCAAGTGTATGTTCATGATGTGTATAAGATGGACCAAGTTCGGCGGGTGTACCGAGCAAGGTTTAGGCCACTAGGTAACCCTACTACATGGCCTGCTTACAACGGACCTCGGTTCATCCCGAATCCGTTCTTGAGACACCTCGGGAAAGGTCGCCCAAAAATGACGCGATTCTTGAACGAGATGGACACACGGATGTTACGTCGGCCTAGGCGATGTACGCTTTGTGGGGCTGAGGGGCACAGCCGTGGCAGATGCCGTCAGCAAGGTGGTGCAAATGCCAACAGAGAGCATTAG